The proteins below are encoded in one region of Rhododendron vialii isolate Sample 1 chromosome 7a, ASM3025357v1:
- the LOC131332313 gene encoding CASP-like protein 4A4 isoform X1 gives MPSFYSQATSEKSLPNNLEKGTGKESAYPMKELGGGMVAIACGSMAGILPTSATHSPAPPLLATPSPFSFSVASTRWSSRPSIYISSLFLRFLALIFSFASALALAAPSAKKTTGKDDSSFSDYPELLYSFIVTILAFVYSAYQLFKGVSDIAYRGILISDMASDYLSFILDQLAGYLLISSSSMTVLAIQQRRQDTLWKAAVISVTMSFAAFVVIAICALLSGYKLCKRIIW, from the exons ATGCCCTCTTTTTATTCACAAGCAACTTCTGAAAAAAGCCTTCCTAATAACTTGGAAAAGGGCACAGGTAAAGAAAGTGCATACCCAATGAAGGAATTAGGAGGAGGTATGGTAGCGATTGCTTGTGGATCAATGGCCGGCATTTTGCCGACCTCAGCAACTCACTCTCCGGCACCACCACTGTTGGCAACACCCTCTCCTTTCTCATTTTCTGTTGCTTCGACAAGGTGGAGCTCAAGACCTTCCATATATATTTCAAGTCTCTTCCTTCGGTTTCTGGCTCTCATTTTCTCATTTGCCTCTGCTCTCGCGCTAGCAGCTCCATCGGCTAAGAAGACTACAGGCAAAGATGATTCTAGCTTCAGTGACTATCCAGAACTATT GTACAGCTTCATTGTGACTATACTGGCTTTTGTATATTCAGCATACCAGCTCTTTAAGGGTGTTAGTGACATTGCCTACAGAGGGATTCTCATATCAGATATGGCTTCTGATTACCTTAGCTTTATCCTTGATCAG TTGGCAGGTTACCTTCTCATATCATCATCTTCTATGACAGTGCTGGCCATCCAACAGAGAAGACAAGATACACTCTGGAAGGCGGCAGTTATCTCCGTCACCATGTCTTTTGCTGCTTTCGTTGTTATAGCCATTTGCGCGCTCTTGTCAGGTTACAAGCTCTGCAAGAGAATCATATGGTGA
- the LOC131332313 gene encoding CASP-like protein 4A4 isoform X2, whose translation MPSFYSQATSEKSLPNNLEKGTGKESAYPMKELGGGMVAIACGSMAGILPTSATHSPAPPLLATPSPFSFSVASTRWSSRPSIYISSLFLRFLALIFSFASALALAAPSAKKTTGKDDSSFSDYPELFFIVTILAFVYSAYQLFKGVSDIAYRGILISDMASDYLSFILDQLAGYLLISSSSMTVLAIQQRRQDTLWKAAVISVTMSFAAFVVIAICALLSGYKLCKRIIW comes from the exons ATGCCCTCTTTTTATTCACAAGCAACTTCTGAAAAAAGCCTTCCTAATAACTTGGAAAAGGGCACAGGTAAAGAAAGTGCATACCCAATGAAGGAATTAGGAGGAGGTATGGTAGCGATTGCTTGTGGATCAATGGCCGGCATTTTGCCGACCTCAGCAACTCACTCTCCGGCACCACCACTGTTGGCAACACCCTCTCCTTTCTCATTTTCTGTTGCTTCGACAAGGTGGAGCTCAAGACCTTCCATATATATTTCAAGTCTCTTCCTTCGGTTTCTGGCTCTCATTTTCTCATTTGCCTCTGCTCTCGCGCTAGCAGCTCCATCGGCTAAGAAGACTACAGGCAAAGATGATTCTAGCTTCAGTGACTATCCAGAACTATT CTTCATTGTGACTATACTGGCTTTTGTATATTCAGCATACCAGCTCTTTAAGGGTGTTAGTGACATTGCCTACAGAGGGATTCTCATATCAGATATGGCTTCTGATTACCTTAGCTTTATCCTTGATCAG TTGGCAGGTTACCTTCTCATATCATCATCTTCTATGACAGTGCTGGCCATCCAACAGAGAAGACAAGATACACTCTGGAAGGCGGCAGTTATCTCCGTCACCATGTCTTTTGCTGCTTTCGTTGTTATAGCCATTTGCGCGCTCTTGTCAGGTTACAAGCTCTGCAAGAGAATCATATGGTGA